Proteins found in one Amycolatopsis umgeniensis genomic segment:
- a CDS encoding glycerophosphodiester phosphodiesterase: MRKRLGVLALSGLAVLSVTGLAGAAEPGAGDVSAQARGHDGPVIVGHRGAPGYRPEHTLASYELAYRQGVDWVDVDLVPTKDGQLVARHENEIGGTTDVAKHPEFANRKATKVIDGASFTGWFTEDFTLAELKTLRATERIPQLRPNNKIYDGRYQIATYQEVLDLTRRLGRELRRELGTYPEIKHSTYFSSIKNPTEPKLVELLKRNGLNHPKAPVIIQSFEVSNLIALSRQVRVPLLQLTSATGAPADFVAKGDPRTYADLVTPAGLKEISKYADYLGPEKAQVIPVVNGALGAPTKLVADAHQAGLKVGPYTFRNENNFLPQNLRSSANLAEYGNAFAEQEAFLKAGVDGYFADHPDTALEAVKAFRGR; encoded by the coding sequence ATGCGAAAGCGCCTGGGCGTGCTCGCCCTGTCCGGTCTCGCCGTCCTCAGCGTCACAGGGCTGGCGGGCGCCGCCGAGCCGGGTGCCGGAGATGTGTCGGCACAGGCCAGGGGTCACGATGGTCCGGTGATCGTCGGACACCGCGGCGCGCCGGGTTACCGCCCGGAGCACACGCTCGCCTCGTATGAGCTCGCCTACCGCCAGGGCGTCGACTGGGTCGACGTCGACCTGGTGCCCACCAAGGACGGCCAGCTGGTCGCCCGGCACGAGAACGAGATCGGCGGGACCACCGACGTCGCGAAGCACCCCGAGTTCGCGAACCGGAAGGCGACGAAGGTCATCGACGGCGCGTCGTTCACCGGCTGGTTCACCGAGGACTTCACCCTCGCCGAGCTGAAGACCCTGCGCGCGACCGAGCGGATCCCGCAGCTGCGCCCGAACAACAAGATCTACGACGGCCGCTACCAGATCGCCACCTACCAGGAGGTGCTCGACCTGACGCGCCGTCTGGGCCGCGAGCTGCGCCGTGAGCTGGGGACGTACCCCGAGATCAAGCACTCGACCTACTTCTCCTCGATCAAGAACCCGACCGAGCCGAAGCTGGTCGAGCTGCTCAAGCGCAACGGGCTCAACCACCCGAAGGCGCCGGTGATCATCCAGTCGTTCGAGGTGTCGAACCTGATCGCGCTTTCGCGCCAGGTGCGGGTGCCGCTGCTGCAGCTGACCTCGGCGACCGGCGCTCCGGCCGACTTCGTCGCGAAGGGCGACCCGCGGACGTACGCCGACCTCGTCACGCCGGCGGGCCTGAAGGAGATCTCGAAGTACGCGGACTACCTGGGCCCGGAGAAGGCGCAGGTCATCCCCGTGGTGAACGGGGCGCTGGGCGCGCCGACCAAGCTCGTCGCCGACGCGCACCAGGCCGGGCTGAAGGTCGGGCCGTACACGTTCCGCAACGAGAACAACTTCCTCCCGCAGAACCTGCGCTCGTCGGCCAACCTCGCGGAGTACGGCAACGCGTTCGCCGAGCAGGAGGCCTTCCTCAAGGCGGGCGTCGACGGATACTTCGCCGACCACCCGGACACCGCGCTGGAAGCGGTGAAGGCTTTCCGGGGTCGCTGA